In one Bradyrhizobium cosmicum genomic region, the following are encoded:
- a CDS encoding DUF6984 family protein, with product MPRPLTPKERDLVAFILGQHSPLQGHFGLVEDMNDGGMGSLLFAGAADRRLGRCIGEAEFDDADGVLVSVALNLDQRDELFELDLWKVDFSPLQRIPAIGDVRPPRGSAQKLR from the coding sequence ATGCCACGCCCCCTCACCCCCAAAGAGCGTGATTTGGTTGCTTTTATTCTAGGTCAGCATTCACCCTTGCAGGGACATTTTGGCCTCGTAGAGGACATGAACGACGGTGGGATGGGTAGCCTTCTCTTCGCCGGTGCCGCAGACCGGCGTCTTGGCCGATGTATTGGCGAAGCCGAATTTGACGATGCCGATGGAGTGCTAGTATCGGTCGCCTTGAACCTCGATCAGCGCGACGAGCTGTTTGAACTTGATCTTTGGAAAGTCGACTTTTCGCCACTACAAAGGATCCCCGCCATAGGTGATGTCCGACCTCCACGCGGGTCGGCACAGAAGCTCAGATAG
- a CDS encoding DUF6665 family protein, protein MSRDLRPPVDILHYEIVQEQASALGRMGRTLEQALTRLREFDAAHALPEVPASMQAARRKLVMEAGQALWMLVVQRESSGLRDSRHIMRTYNVPAEVQRCMGLVPAPSKPTST, encoded by the coding sequence ATGTCCCGTGATCTTCGCCCGCCCGTCGATATCCTCCACTACGAGATCGTTCAGGAACAGGCCTCCGCGCTTGGACGGATGGGCCGCACGCTCGAACAGGCGCTCACACGCTTGCGCGAGTTCGACGCCGCCCATGCGCTCCCGGAGGTGCCGGCCTCCATGCAGGCGGCGAGGCGCAAGCTGGTAATGGAAGCAGGGCAAGCGCTCTGGATGTTGGTGGTGCAACGGGAGTCATCCGGCCTCCGCGACAGCCGCCACATCATGCGGACCTACAACGTCCCGGCCGAGGTGCAGCGTTGCATGGGGCTGGTCCCCGCACCGTCGAAGCCGACCTCGACATGA
- a CDS encoding TetR/AcrR family transcriptional regulator, whose amino-acid sequence MVVAGREHLHVLQEEDSSKRRQILDGARKVFMDLGFDGASMGEIARAAAVSKGTLYVYFADKCALFEAILEQEALDYGQVAFNFDHARDAETTLTDFGRAYIHLLCRPGGGSAIRTVMAIAERMPDVGRRYYGRVLDKTINRLSDYLKAHVASGDLTIDDCDLAASQFMELCKASLFLPFVFQAAPAPSEERMTEVVDSATRMFLAAYRPK is encoded by the coding sequence ATGGTTGTAGCCGGCCGCGAACATCTGCACGTCCTCCAAGAGGAGGACAGCTCCAAGCGCCGCCAGATCCTGGACGGGGCCCGCAAGGTGTTCATGGATCTCGGTTTTGACGGCGCCAGCATGGGCGAGATCGCGCGCGCGGCCGCCGTCTCCAAGGGTACGCTCTACGTCTACTTCGCCGACAAATGCGCGCTGTTCGAAGCCATCCTCGAACAGGAGGCGCTCGATTACGGCCAGGTCGCTTTCAATTTCGACCACGCTCGCGATGCCGAGACGACGCTGACGGATTTTGGCCGGGCCTACATCCACCTGCTCTGCCGGCCCGGCGGCGGATCGGCGATCCGCACCGTCATGGCGATTGCGGAGCGCATGCCTGACGTCGGCCGCCGCTATTATGGACGCGTGCTGGACAAGACCATCAACCGTCTGTCGGACTATCTCAAAGCCCATGTTGCCTCCGGCGATCTCACCATCGACGATTGCGATCTGGCGGCCTCGCAGTTCATGGAACTGTGCAAGGCCTCGCTCTTCCTGCCTTTCGTGTTCCAGGCCGCGCCCGCGCCGTCGGAGGAGCGCATGACCGAAGTGGTGGACAGCGCGACGCGGATGTTCCTGGCGGCGTATCGGCCGAAGTAG
- a CDS encoding HlyD family secretion protein, producing MAVSRDQAARVLRQEAVETTAEQAGSDVTTGKSAALAEQLRSHVAEEAKRRGEAPEKPVTDKPAPDAAAPGAPAAGKSGKRKFVMMGIGLVLALAAAGYAGYYTLVGRFYVSTDDAYVRANNTMLGARVAGHISSILAGDNTSVRAGDIVLRIDDGDYKIAVDAATTKIATQQATIDRIGRQVAALDSQVAQAKAQLVSAEAGLKRADLDYERQQALNSKGFASRAVFETSEAGRDQGAAAVKAAQAAYDVAVSNVDVAKAQQAEAQAQLAELKTSLAKAERDLAFTAVRAPVDGVFSNRLVSAGDFVAVGQRLGNVVPLDNVYIDANFKETQLKRIRPGQPVTIKVDAYGMRKFSGVVDSIAAGSGSVFTLLPPDNATGNFTKIVQRVPVRIRVPKSVARQNLLRAGMSVYATVDTNKGAADADSEIDLDDPTMVHPQ from the coding sequence ATGGCCGTATCGAGAGACCAGGCTGCGCGCGTTCTTCGCCAGGAAGCGGTGGAGACGACGGCGGAGCAGGCGGGCAGTGACGTGACAACCGGAAAGTCCGCCGCGCTTGCCGAGCAGTTGCGCTCTCATGTGGCCGAGGAAGCCAAGCGCCGCGGCGAGGCGCCGGAGAAGCCCGTGACCGACAAGCCGGCCCCCGATGCAGCCGCGCCCGGCGCGCCTGCCGCCGGCAAGTCCGGCAAGCGCAAATTCGTCATGATGGGCATCGGCCTCGTGCTGGCGCTCGCGGCAGCCGGCTATGCCGGCTATTACACGCTGGTCGGCCGCTTCTATGTCTCGACCGACGACGCCTATGTCCGCGCCAACAACACCATGCTGGGCGCGCGTGTCGCCGGCCACATCTCCTCGATCCTCGCCGGCGACAACACGTCGGTGCGCGCGGGCGACATCGTCCTGCGCATCGACGACGGCGACTACAAGATCGCCGTCGATGCCGCCACGACGAAGATCGCGACCCAGCAGGCCACCATCGATCGCATCGGCCGACAGGTCGCCGCGCTCGACAGCCAGGTCGCGCAGGCCAAGGCGCAGCTGGTCTCGGCTGAGGCGGGCCTCAAGCGCGCAGACCTCGATTATGAGCGCCAGCAGGCACTGAACAGCAAGGGCTTTGCCTCGCGGGCGGTGTTCGAAACTTCGGAAGCCGGACGCGACCAGGGCGCCGCCGCGGTCAAGGCCGCGCAGGCCGCTTACGATGTCGCCGTCAGCAATGTCGATGTCGCCAAGGCACAGCAGGCCGAAGCGCAGGCGCAGCTCGCCGAGCTCAAGACCTCGCTCGCCAAGGCCGAGCGCGATCTTGCCTTCACCGCCGTGCGTGCGCCGGTCGACGGTGTCTTCTCCAACCGTCTCGTCAGTGCCGGCGACTTCGTCGCTGTCGGTCAGCGGCTCGGCAATGTCGTGCCGCTCGACAATGTCTATATCGACGCCAACTTCAAGGAAACGCAGTTGAAGCGCATCCGTCCCGGTCAGCCCGTGACGATCAAGGTCGATGCCTACGGCATGCGCAAGTTCTCCGGCGTCGTCGACAGCATCGCGGCGGGCTCGGGCTCGGTGTTCACGCTGCTGCCGCCCGACAACGCCACCGGCAACTTCACCAAGATCGTGCAGCGCGTGCCGGTCCGCATCCGCGTGCCGAAATCGGTCGCCAGGCAGAACCTGCTGCGTGCGGGCATGTCGGTCTATGCGACGGTCGACACCAACAAGGGCGCAGCCGACGCAGACAGCGAGATTGATCTCGACGATCCCACCATGGTCCATCCGCAATAA
- a CDS encoding DHA2 family efflux MFS transporter permease subunit: MATATTASPDMMANPASERIAPKRLFAFIIMVFGMFMSILDIQIVSASLSEIQAGLSASSSEVAWVQTAYLIAEVIAIPLSGFLSRAFGTRLLFAISAAGFTVSSLLCGFATTIEEMILWRALQGFLGAGMIPTVFASAYTVFPRSKFHIVGPIIGLVATLAPTIGPTVGGYITDLMSWNWLFFINVVPGIGITIGVLALVDFDEPHFELLDRFDWWGLTFMAGFLGTLEYVLEEGPLHAWMQDTSVAICAWICAISAIAFFWRVFTAAEPIVNLRTFSNRNFAIGCVLQFCIGIGLYGLTYIYPRYLAEVRGYSALMIGETMFVSGITMFLIAPLVGRLMVKVDMRYMIAFGLIVFAIGSYQMTWITRDYDFYELLIPQILRGVGMMFAMVPTNNIALGTLAPDRVKNASGLFNLMRNLGGAVGLAVINTVLNDRTDLHITRLQERVTWGNTTATETLTMLQQKFQGLGDASLMAMKQLSQIVHRQAVVMGFGDAFFVLTVFYLGLSLLVTLLNKPASLTGGGDAH; the protein is encoded by the coding sequence ATGGCCACCGCCACCACCGCCTCGCCTGACATGATGGCGAACCCCGCTTCGGAGCGCATCGCGCCGAAGCGGCTGTTCGCCTTCATCATCATGGTGTTCGGGATGTTCATGTCGATCCTGGACATCCAGATCGTCTCGGCATCCCTCAGCGAAATCCAGGCCGGACTGTCGGCCAGCTCCAGCGAAGTCGCCTGGGTCCAGACCGCCTATCTGATCGCCGAAGTCATCGCGATCCCGCTGTCGGGATTCCTGTCGCGCGCTTTCGGCACCCGGTTGTTGTTCGCGATCTCGGCGGCCGGCTTCACGGTTTCGAGCCTGCTTTGCGGCTTTGCCACCACTATCGAGGAGATGATCCTCTGGCGCGCGCTGCAGGGCTTCCTGGGCGCCGGCATGATCCCGACGGTGTTCGCCTCGGCCTATACCGTGTTCCCGCGCTCCAAATTCCATATCGTAGGTCCCATCATCGGCCTCGTTGCGACGCTCGCGCCGACCATCGGGCCGACGGTCGGCGGCTACATCACCGACCTGATGTCGTGGAACTGGCTGTTCTTCATCAACGTCGTGCCCGGCATCGGCATCACCATCGGCGTGCTGGCGCTCGTTGATTTCGACGAGCCGCATTTCGAACTGCTCGACCGTTTCGACTGGTGGGGCCTGACGTTCATGGCCGGCTTCCTCGGCACGCTGGAATACGTGCTGGAGGAAGGTCCGCTCCATGCGTGGATGCAGGATACGTCCGTTGCGATCTGCGCCTGGATCTGCGCGATCTCGGCGATCGCCTTCTTCTGGCGCGTGTTCACGGCGGCCGAGCCGATCGTGAATTTGCGCACCTTCTCCAATCGCAATTTTGCGATCGGCTGCGTGCTGCAGTTCTGCATCGGCATCGGTCTCTACGGCCTGACCTACATCTATCCGCGCTACCTCGCCGAGGTGCGCGGCTACAGCGCGCTGATGATCGGCGAGACCATGTTCGTCTCCGGCATCACCATGTTCCTGATCGCGCCGCTGGTCGGCCGGCTGATGGTGAAGGTCGACATGCGCTACATGATCGCGTTCGGGCTGATCGTGTTCGCGATCGGCTCCTACCAGATGACATGGATCACCCGGGACTACGATTTCTACGAGCTGCTGATCCCGCAGATCCTGCGCGGCGTCGGCATGATGTTCGCGATGGTCCCGACCAACAATATCGCGCTCGGCACGCTGGCGCCGGACAGGGTGAAGAACGCGAGCGGCCTCTTTAACCTGATGCGCAATCTCGGCGGCGCCGTGGGCCTGGCCGTCATCAACACCGTGCTCAACGACCGTACTGATCTGCACATCACCCGCCTCCAGGAGCGCGTCACCTGGGGCAATACGACCGCGACCGAAACCCTGACCATGCTGCAGCAGAAGTTCCAGGGTCTCGGCGATGCCTCGCTGATGGCGATGAAGCAGCTCAGCCAGATCGTGCACCGCCAGGCCGTGGTGATGGGCTTTGGCGATGCGTTCTTCGTGCTCACGGTGTTTTATCTCGGCCTCAGCCTCCTGGTCACGCTGCTGAACAAGCCGGCGTCGCTGACCGGCGGCGGCGACGCGCATTGA